GCCATTTAATTATCCACCAGAGCAACGTAAgttcgaaaattaatttttcgttattttttaaagtataataactaatttttatttacagttcCTCCTTCTTATGATTCTGTAATTGCTAGGGATTacacgaaataaaaataattcgaattattttttataaaatagtttacGCAATATTTGCTGAATTatataaactaaatattattaaaactaaaactttgttaaaagaaattttttttttatatatatttgacgtTATACCTAATGTTATGTaaattgttggaaattttgacagtataatttttcaatatcaatatgtattattttaagtgataaaataaaaaattattatcaaattaatattatatagttACATCTTAAGTAATACGTACTTAAGCAAATGCTCTTGTATAAGAGCCTTGTGCAAGGCCCATAGATACTAGTATCTCCTTCTACATATGTGTCTTGCACAAGAAGATTGTGTAGCAAGGAAATGACTTAAAAATTGTGTATAATTTACTCATGGTACTGTAGGCAAGAATATTGAAGATATTTCTAGCATGGTGCCCAAGCCCAAGAAACTCGCAGCAGATACCTGtgcatggcttgctcaagatctgctcaagaCTCGCAATACTCTCGATACTATTCCTTCCCCCACCAGTTTCAACTTGAACAaatcttgagcaagccatgcgcAAGGTAGATTCAACATGCTTCTGGTGCCGATTTTCcaaaagttggcaatcataagttaacggaaagttgccttcaattttctcagaaacctgcattccagttgcggctccatactggcgctAACTTTCttagaaagttggcggtagcctgtagccaaaagttacaaaacctagagttgtcgacaacttgtCGGCAAGTTGGTTTCCAACTAATGAATACCAACTTATTCACGAGTAACTCGTGCTATCAGGGTAGCTTTTTCCTTTTCAGCGCTCCCGTGTTTTTTAGATTCTCGCTTGCACTTCAGTGACATCCTGTAAGTTGAATAGTGTCCTGTGAGCAAAATGCTCATAACGGGAGTGCTAACGGGTTAAATGAATCTCCCACTCTATTTTGTTTTCTGGAAGCAATTAAGGGAATTTGTTGATAGGTAAATGTATGTGAGTCGGTAAGCTGGAAATCTAACATGATTAGTAAATGAAAACACACATACCTAACCTTTATCAAAGGTAAAATGTGATATAGCTGTAGCACGTAGTTAATacctatttttttctaattattggTAATAATTAGTCATATCATATGATTGTTGTGATACCAAGGGATATATAATACAGTGATAACTTAGTATTGTGATGAGTATCGTTCCATGTGTGgcagtatttttttaagcttattGGAAAATATGACTAGTGAATTTTCATTACTCTcacgaaaaaattgttttttaataatggctttgattgtttgttaataaattacatgacaagtattgaataaaaatatgctataattcattatttcctTCTTTGTAgtttttcacaaatttttaaattttgcggGAGTAAGCACACATACAAGTTTTATTCAGGTGATTAGTAAATGTCGATTATCGTTGACTATTGGCTATACAAAATCGTTTGCCACGCCTCTCAAGTTTTGAAAAGTTACGCAACCCTCAAAAGCATAACTTTATTGAGCGTCTGTGtgaaaaacaaatcaaaaagATTTACGCATACGCCATACTTCCAATAAACGGAGgcgaatattcaaattttcccaaTCTGCGTGTTTGCCACACGTATTACTCGGAGATTAGAACGCCCTACTTTTTTCCCTGGatgtataatatactattaaatcACTACTGCCCATATCAAGGCACAGTATTGGAGTGAAATTGGTAGAGTATATccctattcaataatttaagatACTGAGGATTTGAAAACGCTTTCTTATGTGACGTCAGCTTGAACTTAACCTTTCTTATTATCGAGACCAAAATTTCTATGCTGTACATGCGCATTTAATTAATCAGCACACGCATGTGTAAATCAATTCAACAtttttctcgattttttattttagaatcatatatatatatatatataatttttatggtaCGCGCATTTGCTTACTGACAACGTTGCATTGTATGAAAACGAGtgctattatttatgaaaattcgcATAATCGATCTTATTTGTATTGTAactataagttaaaaaataaaaaacagaaaaGAATGTACTCTGAATACATACCTcagttaacataaaaaaagttatgaataatCAGTTTAAATAATCACGTTTATCAACAAAATACAGTCATAATACCAAttgcaacaaaaatatataaaaatgtcgTCAACATTAAAAacgtttgaaataaaattaggtAATCCAACTGCAGCGTATGGATCAGGAGCGATAATTACTGGTCAAGTGATAATTGATCTCATTACAGCAAAAAGTATGCGAGgtattgtataaatatttaattttttatatataattaatttccgtTGATACAAATGTACGATTATAAAAACAACTTTTAATGTTATGGCCggaaattcaaaaacaatataatttattgaatagtacaatttttttttttttcggtgaataataagttttcagaaaataatcaattatttatattttgttcaaggactaatactaattttttattaccacgCTTTTAACTCGCTTTCATGTAAGTTTGCTGTTCGGGTGGaattttctaattgattttaaactattttcccGATGAGCtagaaactttaaatttagaaCAGCTCAGTATTAGACGACAATGcaagaaaatgttaaaagacataagaaagaaaagaagttgaagtgaaagaaaaaaaaagggaataaaaatgaaattcatattcGTTTGTATGTCTgtttagtataaatttttataatcaatttgaAACCAACATCTGGATGAGTTATATTCTTGAATATAGCTCACAACTGAATGACAGATGAAAAAACACCGTGTAATGAAAATGCAATGTAGAAGGAAAGAATGCAACAACTAGGACCTCCAGCACCATGAATAGAAAcatgtattcaaatttttaactaaaggAGATCTggctttaatttattttaatgtttttaagtgtaaattttataaaaaatgtttttgattgctttttaattttatttttcagaacaaCAGAAAAACAATTGAATAGTTTGATGTATTATAAGTAGATAGATGTaacgattttctatttcaggCATGATCAGGTAAAAAGAAACTGAAATAAACCTGAAATTTCTTGCATGTCTCTGACGTTATCTTATTAAGGTGTTTaaaatcgatttcaaaattttacacaGACAATACTAAAAAACGGaatataattatcgaaataaaaaaaaatttttaatatactacgttttaaaaatggactaaaagtataaaataatttctaacaGATAATCCTGAAAGATtatgattgtaaattttcaatagataTGAAAATACTTGTAAGAATTCTAAATGAAAAACGGGGAACGCATgcaataaataactttaagaAGTGTAGAGAGGAACTATCAGTGAGAAAACTTACTCCTCGGTTCATATCATTTGCAgtgcaataaaattgttagttGAACtattaatgctttaattatCTGTTGCATGCACCGCACATTTTCCGTTTTAAAGCTTATAAGTTTATTCTATTAGTAAGAAGTTCGTAATCTGTATGAAGTTTTAAATCTTCATGTAAttcaaagaaattattttatacttgttagtctgtttttaaaacgtggtatattaaaaattttttgttattttgataattattatcgaaCAAGGTCAGTTGAGttgtagttataataataaatcctaCACTAAACACAGCATGTACATCGATAACACATAGTAGTTTTATTAtgtacatttttaatatttttcagctTGATtcctaaatatcaataaaattcgtatttaaataactacgACACAATTGAAACgcctaattttaaattaatgtgaattttaatttgaatgacATATTGTAATGTCTTGTcaactaataaattaactgtaaagaaaatattttgttatattataGATGATGAACTTTCGAATTTGGGACAGcttagaatttgaattttagaaCTCGAAATTAggaattgttaaattttatgaaaaagattaaaaaaaaactcagaaCAAACTTTTAAGAACataataaacgaaaaattatACATGAAATAACTCAAAACACGGTAAAATACGTTTCAAATTCGATCGTCATTTtacttatgatttttataaaatttcgaatcattttaaatttagatgtttttttgtatttaataattgtaattactcaaaaatattttaaaagcatttaaaaattatttacgctTGAATTTTGGGTATTTTTAatacccaaaaaaaaatttcaataatttgaactaaaaaaatttctagcgCTTAAATTAAGATTCAAAGGAAGATGTAAAATATATTGGGAAGTTAGATCTGGGAATGGCAAAACTGTACAAACTACTCGTTTTCGAGGAGAAGAAGAATATTTTCATAGTGATCTTTGTCTTTTTGGAAGTACAggtaatttattctatttataccaatgaagtttttatattgttgAATAGTACACAACGGAAAAATCGTCaggtttttcatttttgaatgtttccaaCCATCTACCTTGGTGGATTCGAATTAGGTTAATTGCCGTAATTTACGGCAAATATGCGGTCTTTTACGGTAAACTTACGGTATTTAACAGCAAGAATATGGTATTTTTATCGCAAATTTGCACTAAGAGTGcattaattactataaattgcGGCAAGACTGCAGTATTTTACTGTAAAGTGAAGTATtacacattaaaaattttaaaaactatacgATGCTTACAGTAAAATGCCGTAAATCACAGTAAATTGCCGTATTTTACCGTAATACACTATAAAAATGCTGTAAATTGCCtatattactaaaaattatcgtaaaaTATAGTAAGTTAACGCGAATTGCGTGGACGGGCAAATGCGGTAAACtaccgtaattcggatccGCCAAggtaagttttattaatacatttattaatttaataaggcGGTGATACGATCGAAATGTTAGCTGGCCATCACGTTTTTCCTTTTAACTATGCACTCCCACGAAATATTCCAAACAGTTACAAGCATAGTATTGGTTCTGTCGAATATTCTATCAAAGCAATAATAGACAGACCATGGAAATTTGATCATGAAACCACAAAAGCTTTTACTGTAGAAACACCATTTGAATTGAATCCAGAATCTCGCTCgttggtaatttaattaattattacttgcATAGAAATTTAAAGCTAATTAACTTACGACacttcttaaatttaattaccatccaatattgttaataaatatttaagattgGGATTAATGATGAAGTGAAAGAGGATTATTGTTGTATTATACCATGTATTAGTCGAGGAAGCTTGCTTTATAATTTTCGATTGCCAACAATTGGCTACACTCGTGGTGACGTCATTCAATTGACAGTTAATATTACCAGTCAGTCAGATTCTGTTGGAGTTAATAAGGTCATAGCAAAACTATTACAAGTAAATATCATTGTTATCTATGAACTTAACTTTTAACTTTCTACTTagaaaattgttgatttttgTACAATGATGGTAATTTATGCTGTtgctattattaaaaatttttttaagagattAGATTTCCATGCATCATCAAAAACGAATTCAGAAACAAATGTGATAGAACAAAATAGTTACTCTGGTCCGTTTGCTAAACAATGTAGTGTGAAAATTGGTCTGCGAGTACCGTCCATTCCTTCATCAAAACTTCAATATTGTAATCTTATAGACATTAGTTATGCAATTCATATTGAAATACAGGTTTCTAGATTGtaagtaactaaaaaaaatatataatatatgtataattgtttCATGTTAAGTGATCAGGAAATAGAgatcatacataaatattaggGCGCTTTATTAcagagcaacatttttttctttttaagagcttgtagaaaaaatcataattcaccacaaaagaaaagtttttgtgcaagaaaaaattttttatctcgatTACAGATCTAGCTCACTGAAAGATTCGACTTCCCCATGttaataacagaaaaatttgtttttcaagctttgagtttttttaactcGTTAACATATTaattgatcgaatagactatAATACACAAATAGGGGAGACCGGGGTCGCTACGGTTGCCTTGAGCACAGCGGCTCCCCTCGAATTTtggtgacaaatttttttttttcattttcggtCAAATCATGATACCTcttatattttaaagatattttaggCTGATTTGCGATATCTAggcaaaacttttttttttttaactaaaatgaatttgaaaaatttactgatttaaACTCTTTCAGGTCAATAGATTATATTGTggttaaaatcaaaaaataaacattttaataaaactgatTATATCTgctaaataaacattttttttaaataaattagaagtCTATGGGATTATAaagaaatagtatatttgtgcttaaaatcttttttttttgagaggGGCCGTCGCGctccagaaaaaaaatatttttaacttcccgctaagaaaatcgtcgattttcgaaaaattcgggaagttattgttctCACTCCGATTgctgaaaatcgaaatttcatcagatgtcgacttTTTGAGGTCCTatttggatggttaaggcAGAAATcgaaagaatttcttggccatcaacttttctgaaaatttcatatcatttGATCCAGTAGacttgaaaatattggcgaattacgaaaaaaaaaattttttttttttagttttttattgatttcttggAAAGGACTactacgatcgacttcaaaatctaatcagctctagaactcagtaaaacgcatcgattgcTGCCTTAGTCATCTTAatcagataattcgttcgagaatTATCGTGGGACAAAGAAATGgcaaaaaacggttttttgcgaatatctttgaaacaactGAACTtaacaattccaaaatctgatcagctttagaatttattaaaacgcgtcgattgccatatcaaccatcaaaattagGTCATTTTTCtaagagatatcgcgggagaaagaaatggtaaaaaacagttatttgcaaatatctttgaaacaactcaaggagcttgaaaacagcggaaagttttggggcttgcccgcagggtcaaccggtagacagattttttttttttttttacaatcggTAAAACCTTAATGAATTTGTTTAAGAAAGGACCAAATTAGGTTGACCTGTAGattaaaagccataaaaaataattacgggCTTAAGGGGGCCGTCGTGCCCAGATCTCCCCTAAATCTGTAATcaagatttttgttttttgtagtgaacatgattttttccacaaatccttaaaaaaaatgttgctctgAAATGAAGTAtcctaataattatatataagtttatttatatatatatatatatatatatatatatatatatatatatatatatatatgattaccttaatcttaatttaagaaaacCTCCATTATTGATCTACTGGTTGTTAACAAaaactacacggagagaaaattatagtaacagttacaat
The sequence above is drawn from the Microplitis demolitor isolate Queensland-Clemson2020A chromosome 3, iyMicDemo2.1a, whole genome shotgun sequence genome and encodes:
- the LOC103575307 gene encoding arrestin domain-containing protein 17 → MSSTLKTFEIKLGNPTAAYGSGAIITGQVIIDLITAKSMRALKLRFKGRCKIYWEVRSGNGKTVQTTRFRGEEEYFHSDLCLFGSTGGDTIEMLAGHHVFPFNYALPRNIPNSYKHSIGSVEYSIKAIIDRPWKFDHETTKAFTVETPFELNPESRSLIGINDEVKEDYCCIIPCISRGSLLYNFRLPTIGYTRGDVIQLTVNITSQSDSVGVNKVIAKLLQRLDFHASSKTNSETNVIEQNSYSGPFAKQCSVKIGLRVPSIPSSKLQYCNLIDISYAIHIEIQVSRFHCNTQKYYDILIGTKPAVMMTTQQVDNPVSHFETSPTVPIEYSPLADPTSAFLNPDISYPMPSPIGLQNEETSALYPQFSTPYSIESGPSQYSRAAAPYLHQLGRGFTHQSTPIFQPPQNMEFTPSNHMSPFNYPPEQLPPSYDSVIASDHKQ